Proteins encoded in a region of the Podarcis muralis chromosome 4, rPodMur119.hap1.1, whole genome shotgun sequence genome:
- the PRPS2 gene encoding ribose-phosphate pyrophosphokinase 2 isoform X1 has protein sequence MPNIVLFSGSSHQDLSQRVADRLGLDLGKVVTKKFSNQETSVEIGESVRGEDVYIVQSGCGEINDNLMELLIMINACKIASSSRVTAVIPCFPYARQDKKDKDQGRWSRAPISAKLVANMLSVAGADHIITMDLHASQIQGFFDIPVDNLYAEPAVLQWIKENIVDWRNCVIVSPDAGGAKRVTSIADRLNVEFALIHKERKKANEVDRMVLVGDVSNRVAILVDDMADTCGTICHAADKLVSAGATKVYAILTHGIFSGPAISRINNAAFEAVVVTNTIPQEEKMKHCPKIQVIDISMILAEAIRRTHNGESVSYLFSHVPL, from the exons ATGCCCAACATCGTGCTCTTCAGCGGCAGCTCGCACCAGGATCTGTCCCAGCGCGTGGCCGACCGGCTGGGGCTGGATCTGGGGAAAGTGGTGACGAAGAAATTCAGCAACCAGGAGACCAG TGTAGAGATTGGTGAGAGTGTAAGAGGGGAAGATGTCTACATCGTCCAGAGTGGTTGTGGTGAAATAAACGACAATTTGATGGAGCTTCTCATCATGATCAATGCTTGCAAGATTGCGTCGTCCTCCCGAGTTACGGCTGTAATCCCATGCTTCCCTTACGCTAGGCAAGATAAGAAAGACAAG GACCAAGGTAGATGG AGCCGCGCTCCCATATCTGCAAAACTTGTCGCCAACATGTTGTCAGTTGCTGGAGCAGATCACATCATCACCATGGATTTGCACGCTTCCCAGATACAG GGTTTCTTTGATATCCCAGTGGACAACCTGTATGCAGAACCAGCTGTGTTGCAGTGGATCAAAGAAAATATTGTAGACTGGAGGAACTGTGTCATTGTCTCACCAGATGCGGGAGGAGCAAAAAG AGTCACTTCAATCGCTGACAGACTGAACGTGGAGTTTGCCCTGATCcacaaagagaggaagaaagccAACGAAGTGGACCGGATGGTCTTGGTTGGGGATGTGAGCAACCGCGTAGCCATTCTTGTAGACGACATGGCAGACACATGTGGCACAATATGTCACGCTGCAGACAA ATTAGTGTCTGCAGGAGCAACTAAGGTTTATGCTATTCTCACTCATGGGATCTTCTCTGGCCCTGCTATTTCGCGGATCAATAATGCTGCCTTCGAAGCAGTCGTCGTCACCAACACGATCCCACAGGAAGAAAAAATGAAGCATTGTCCCAAGATTCAG gttATTGATATTTCTATGATTTTGGCTGAGGCGATCCGAAGAACACACAACGGTGAATCTGTGTCATACCTGTTCAGCCACGTCCCGCTATAA
- the PRPS2 gene encoding ribose-phosphate pyrophosphokinase 2 isoform X2, with translation MPNIVLFSGSSHQDLSQRVADRLGLDLGKVVTKKFSNQETSVEIGESVRGEDVYIVQSGCGEINDNLMELLIMINACKIASSSRVTAVIPCFPYARQDKKDKSRAPISAKLVANMLSVAGADHIITMDLHASQIQGFFDIPVDNLYAEPAVLQWIKENIVDWRNCVIVSPDAGGAKRVTSIADRLNVEFALIHKERKKANEVDRMVLVGDVSNRVAILVDDMADTCGTICHAADKLVSAGATKVYAILTHGIFSGPAISRINNAAFEAVVVTNTIPQEEKMKHCPKIQVIDISMILAEAIRRTHNGESVSYLFSHVPL, from the exons ATGCCCAACATCGTGCTCTTCAGCGGCAGCTCGCACCAGGATCTGTCCCAGCGCGTGGCCGACCGGCTGGGGCTGGATCTGGGGAAAGTGGTGACGAAGAAATTCAGCAACCAGGAGACCAG TGTAGAGATTGGTGAGAGTGTAAGAGGGGAAGATGTCTACATCGTCCAGAGTGGTTGTGGTGAAATAAACGACAATTTGATGGAGCTTCTCATCATGATCAATGCTTGCAAGATTGCGTCGTCCTCCCGAGTTACGGCTGTAATCCCATGCTTCCCTTACGCTAGGCAAGATAAGAAAGACAAG AGCCGCGCTCCCATATCTGCAAAACTTGTCGCCAACATGTTGTCAGTTGCTGGAGCAGATCACATCATCACCATGGATTTGCACGCTTCCCAGATACAG GGTTTCTTTGATATCCCAGTGGACAACCTGTATGCAGAACCAGCTGTGTTGCAGTGGATCAAAGAAAATATTGTAGACTGGAGGAACTGTGTCATTGTCTCACCAGATGCGGGAGGAGCAAAAAG AGTCACTTCAATCGCTGACAGACTGAACGTGGAGTTTGCCCTGATCcacaaagagaggaagaaagccAACGAAGTGGACCGGATGGTCTTGGTTGGGGATGTGAGCAACCGCGTAGCCATTCTTGTAGACGACATGGCAGACACATGTGGCACAATATGTCACGCTGCAGACAA ATTAGTGTCTGCAGGAGCAACTAAGGTTTATGCTATTCTCACTCATGGGATCTTCTCTGGCCCTGCTATTTCGCGGATCAATAATGCTGCCTTCGAAGCAGTCGTCGTCACCAACACGATCCCACAGGAAGAAAAAATGAAGCATTGTCCCAAGATTCAG gttATTGATATTTCTATGATTTTGGCTGAGGCGATCCGAAGAACACACAACGGTGAATCTGTGTCATACCTGTTCAGCCACGTCCCGCTATAA
- the LOC114596290 gene encoding toll-like receptor 7 has product MKRERKCLCTPLGIQANHVQQTSSLLFSIMFITFLFPRMVPATQFPKTLPCDMVAGSEYLLANCSERGLITFPTFPEEMSANITNLTLAINHIPMIAQSYFNNIKNLLEIDFRCNCVPTMLGPKDKVCTTIPQIKPGSFAKLHKLKSLYLDGNQLSTIPLDLPSNLRLLSLEANHIFSLNNLSGLSNLESLFLGQNCYYRNPCNVSYSIDATAFQALGKLTVLSLKANNISKVPQNLPSSLMELYLYNNIIRNISGDDLASLHNLKILDLSGNCPRCHNAPYYCVECKGQASIFINSSAFDSLTQLEVLRLHSTSLRRVDPKWFKNTMNLKVLDLSQNYLAKEIECAVFLKSLPNLVSLDLSFNFDLGSYSQYLKLPETFSTLTNLQFLGLRGFIFRELDNHTLQNLIPLQNLSVLDFGTNFIRNVDVSKFKSFPALKVINLSFNKISLISSGSTGNLNSLPKHSLVESNSVVLKDMHYFRYDEYGRSCKCKDREAAYPLPFASDTSCSSYGAMLDLSRNNMFFIKPSDFKDLTFLKCLNLSANAMSQTLNGTEFKYLSNLKYLDFSNNRIDLLNSNAFKELEELEVLDLSDNSYYFKAEGITHMLGFIGNLINLKTLFMNRNEISTSTDKGMASSSLKTLEFRKNRLNVLWQDGNKEFLSLFKNLTNLKTLDISENSLTYLPPGVFENLPSKLKVFILAHNKINSFNWANLHLLENLKTLDLSDNQLSTVPRELSNCSRGLENLNMQNNRIRKLTKNFLQGAYQLKHLDLSFNKIKTLSNFSFPKNVIDKLDTLVLHGNPFRCDCDLVWFVSWVNRTNVTIPLLATDVTCAGPGAWKGKSVVFLDQNTCELNYSSILYLMTVSVIMSLMLVTVMSHLYFWDVWYIYHFCTASLKGYKRLSSSKAIYDAFIAYDKKDEAVNEWVLKELLEKLEDGREKRFKLCLEDRDWLPGRPVLENLSESIQESRKTIFVLTNRYISSGNFKTTFYLAHQRLVDEKADVIILVFLEKVLQTSKYLRLRKRLCNRSVLEWPTNPQSQWYFWQCLRNSLAANHDLSYNKLFKEMV; this is encoded by the exons atgaaaagagagaggaaatgctTGTGCACACCTCTGGGCATCCAG GCAAATCACGTACAGCAAACAAGCAGTTTGCTTTTCTCCATTATGTTCATTACGTTCCTATTTCCAAGGATGGTGCCAGCGACACAATTCCCCAAAACCTTGCCTTGTGATATGGTTGCTGGTAGTGAATATTTGCTAGCAAATTGCAGTGAGCGTGGCCTCATAACATTCCCAACATTCCCAGAAGAAATGTCTGCCAACATTACTAACCTGACACTCGCCATTAACCACATCCCAATGATTGCCCAAAGCTATTTTAACAACATCAAGAATCTTCTGGAAATTGATTTCAGGTGCAACTGTGTGCCTACCATGTTGGGGCCAAAAGACAAGGTGTGTACCACGATTCCCCAAATCAAACCCGGCAGTTTTGCCAAACTCCACAAACTAAAATCACTGTATTTAGATGGAAATCAACTCTCCACCATCCCTCTGGATCTGCCTTCAAATCTGCGTCTTCTAAGTCTCGAAGCAAACCACATTTTTAGCCTCAATAATTTGTCAGGACTTAGCAACCTAGAAAGTCTCTTCCTTGGTCAGAACTGCTATTACCGCAATCCTTGCAATGTTTCCTATAGCATTGATGCAACAGCATTTCAGGCCCTTGGGAAGTTAACTGTGTTATCCTTAAAAGCTAATAATATATCAAAAGTCCCACAGAATCTGCCATCCTCCTTAATGGaactttacctttacaataacATAATTCGGAATATTAGTGGGGATGATTTAGCCAGCCTTCATAATTTGAAAATCCTGGACTTAAGTGGCAACTGCCCTCGCTGTCACAATGCCCCCTATTACTGTGTGGAATGCAAAGGTCAGGCAAGTATTTTTATTAATTCCAGTGCTTTCGACTCCTTAACACAATTGGAAGTTCTGCGGCTGCACAGCACCTCCCTTCGCAGAGTGGATCCAAAGTGGTTTAAGAATACTATGAATCTTAAAGTGCTTGATCTCTCACAGAATTATTTAGCTAAAGAAATTGAGTGTGCTGTCTTTCTGAAGTCTCTTCCTAACCTTGTAAGCTTGGATTTGTCTTTCAATTTTGATCTGGGGTCATATTCCCAATATCTGAAGCTACCGGAGACATTTTCTACTCTTACCAATCTGCAGTTCTTAGGTTTGAGGGGTTTCATTTTCCGGGAACTGGATAACCATACTTTACAAAATTTGATTCCTCTACAAAATCTTAGTGTGCTGGATTTTGGGACTAATTTCATCAGGAATGTTGATGTGTCTAAGTTCAAAAGCTTCCCAGCTCTTAAAGTTATAAATCTTTCCTTCAATAAAATATCTCTCATTTCAAGTGGATCCACTGGTAATTTAAACTCTCTTCCAAAGCATTCATTAGTTGAAAGTAATAGTGTTGTGCTGAAAGATATGCATTACTTCAGATATGATGAGTATGGCCGAAGTTGCAAGTGCAAAGACAGAGAGGCTGCTTATCCATTGCCTTTTGCCAGTGACACTTCTTGCAGCAGCTATGGAGCAATGTTGGATTTGAGCAGAAACAACATGTTTTTTATCAAGCCCTCTGATTTCAAGGACCTCACTTTTCTCAAGTGCCTCAACTTGTCTGCTAACGCTATGAGCCAAACTCTCAACGGAACTGAATTCAAATATCTTTCCAACTTGAAATATCTGGATTTTTCTAACAACCGGATTGACTTGCTAaattcaaatgcctttaaagagcTGGAAGAACTAGAAGTTCTCGACCTCAGTGATAATAGTTACTATTTTAAGGCAGAAGGCATCACTCACATGTTGGGCTTCATTGGTAATCTTATTAATCTCAAAACATTGTTCATGAACAGGAATGAGATTTCTACATCCACTGATAAAGGGATGGCAAGCAGTTCACTCAAAACTCTGGAATTTAGAAAGAATCGCTTAAATGTTTTATGGCAGGATGGGAATAAAGAATTCTTGTCCTTGTTCAAGAACCTGACCAACCTAAAGACTCTTGACATTTCTGAAAACTCTCTAACCTATTTGCCTCCAGGCGTTTTTGAGAACTTGCCTTCCAAGCTCAAGGTGTTCATATTGGCACATAACAAAATTAATAGTTTTAACTGGGCAAACCTTCACCTTCTGGAAAACCTAAAAACCTTGGATCTTAGCGACAACCAGTTGAGTACAGTCCCCCGTGAGCTGTCCAACTGCTCCAGGGGCCTGGAGAACCTCAACATGCAAAACAACAGGATTAGAAAACTGACAAAAAACTTTCTTCAAGGTGCCTACCAGCTGAAACATCTAGATCTCAGTTTTAACAAAATCAAAACACTTAGTAATTTCAGCTTCCCCAAGAATGTGATTGACAAGCTAGACACATTAGTTTTACACGGTAATCCTTTCCGATGCGACTGTGACCTTGTGTGGTTTGTCTCATGGGTCAACCGGACAAACGTGACTATTCCTTTACTGGCAACAGATGTGACATGTGCAGGCCCAGGTGCATGGAAAGGTAAAAGTGTGGTCTTCTTGGATCAGAATACCTGCGAGCTGAACTATTCTTCGATCCTGTACTTAATGACTGTCTCGGTCATCATGTCTCTGATGCTGGTCACAGTGATGAGCCACTTGTATTTCTGGGATGTGTGGTACATCTATCATTTCTGCACTGCCAGTTTGAAAGGATATAAACGCCTCTCTTCGTCCAAAGCTATTTACGATGCTTTCATTGCTTACGATAAGAAAGATGAAGCTGTAAATGAGTGGGTCCTAAAAGAATTACTTGAAAAgctggaagatggcagagagaaacGATTCAAGCTATGTTTGGAAGACAGAGATTGGCTACCAGGGCGGCCGGTCCTGGAAAACCTTTCTGAGAGTATACAAGAGAGCAGAAAAACTATATTTGTGCTAACAAACAGGTATATCTCGAGCGGCAACTTCAAGACAACCTTTTACTTGGCACACCAGCGGCTCGTGGATGAAAAAGCTGATGTAATCATCCTGGTGTTCCTTGAAAAGGTTTTGCAAACCTCAAAGTATCTCCGCCTCAGGAAAAGATTGTGCAACAGGTCCGTCCTTGAATGGCCAACTAACCCTCAGTCTCAATGGTATTTCTGGCAGTGTCTGAGAAATTCACTAGCAGCAAACCATGACTTGAGCTATAACAAGCTTTTTAAAGAGATGGTATAG